The proteins below are encoded in one region of Halorhodospira halochloris:
- a CDS encoding lipocalin family protein has protein sequence MAVFLLSSCTGAPSGIEPVSDFDAERYTGKWYEIKRLDHRFERGLTHVTAEYQAQDDGTIKVINRGFDTDDCEWKSIEGTATFRESPDIASLRVVFFWPIAGGYHVIVLDDDYEWAMVSGPSRNYLWILAREPDLDEDVLSDLVTKAEEWGFAVDELVEVEHDGSPEDGVCP, from the coding sequence GTGGCTGTTTTTTTGCTTAGCTCTTGCACCGGGGCGCCTTCCGGAATTGAGCCTGTAAGCGACTTCGATGCCGAACGCTATACTGGCAAATGGTACGAGATCAAGCGGCTGGATCATCGCTTCGAGCGTGGTTTGACCCATGTTACAGCTGAGTACCAGGCTCAAGATGATGGCACAATTAAGGTCATTAACCGTGGCTTTGACACTGATGATTGCGAGTGGAAAAGCATTGAAGGTACAGCTACCTTTCGCGAAAGCCCCGACATCGCCAGTTTACGGGTGGTGTTTTTCTGGCCAATCGCTGGCGGATACCACGTGATCGTCCTTGATGATGACTACGAGTGGGCCATGGTTTCAGGGCCTAGCCGTAATTACTTATGGATTTTGGCGCGCGAGCCTGATCTTGATGAGGATGTGCTGTCTGACCTGGTAACAAAAGCTGAGGAGTGGGGTTTCGCGGTAGACGAACTTGTGGAAGTCGAACACGACGGCTCACCGGAGGATGGGGTTTGTCCTTGA
- a CDS encoding thiol-disulfide oxidoreductase DCC family protein — translation MVDSQSTSTDTRPTVFFDGQCPVCRREIALYQRLDRAGAIEWRDLHEPNSLEGTGLTWEQAMQRFHCRDRDGSLHSGVAAFTVVWSYLPYWRWLSWLVRGLGLTRVLEPFYRWYARRRYQRVCSIDGKDCK, via the coding sequence TTGGTTGATTCTCAATCTACTTCTACCGATACCCGTCCAACAGTATTTTTTGATGGGCAATGCCCGGTCTGTCGGCGTGAGATTGCTTTATACCAGCGCCTTGACCGGGCAGGTGCTATTGAGTGGCGCGACCTTCATGAGCCTAATTCGCTAGAGGGAACCGGGTTGACCTGGGAGCAAGCCATGCAGCGTTTCCATTGTAGGGATAGAGATGGGAGCTTACATAGCGGTGTAGCTGCCTTCACGGTAGTGTGGTCGTACCTGCCTTACTGGCGTTGGCTGTCGTGGTTAGTTCGTGGACTGGGGCTTACCCGGGTGCTGGAGCCTTTCTATCGGTGGTATGCACGGCGGCGTTATCAGCGCGTTTGTAGCATCGACGGGAAAGATTGCAAGTGA
- a CDS encoding serine hydrolase domain-containing protein → MGEATSVKYYEFRELIAEFANKFGIPGVAAGLWHKGKTVYAHHGVTSTENPLPIDNHTLFQSGSIGKTFTATALLMLESEGRVDLQSPVRRYIPELRLADESAAKQVTLQQLLNHTAGWEGDFFPDTGEGDDALARFVCRFNELTQLTSPGKVFSYNNAAFSLAGRVIEKVTGETYERAIRSMLLQPLGFRESFFSRDEIMTRRFAVGHTPAEDDRLQIARPWGLPRNSAPAGGISTSIADLLAWGRFHAGDSFRGDGLRELSFSKLSAMRTPTVHTPGGAFGDAMGIGWFLSNLGDTWLVSHSGSTPGQEASLSLLPDYDWALALLTNASPVGLAMNRELRQQVLASCTGIIEEPPKPKSVDSARLTAYAGEYRARGMCCRVDVDEAGELVLSVNNDPQLVEQATEADEASLSHPMTLQAGLVDEDTHRYVFKSGLFQGMTGYFDCNSDGETKGVHLFGRWLHRAKM, encoded by the coding sequence TTGGGGGAGGCTACGTCCGTGAAATATTATGAATTTCGAGAATTAATCGCCGAGTTCGCAAACAAGTTCGGCATCCCAGGCGTAGCTGCCGGCCTGTGGCACAAGGGCAAGACGGTGTACGCCCACCACGGAGTCACCAGCACCGAAAACCCTCTGCCGATCGACAATCACACACTCTTCCAGTCGGGCTCAATCGGCAAGACATTTACAGCGACCGCATTGCTTATGTTGGAGTCTGAGGGGCGTGTAGATCTGCAATCACCGGTGCGCCGCTATATTCCTGAGTTACGCCTAGCGGATGAGTCGGCAGCTAAACAAGTAACGCTCCAACAACTCTTAAACCATACTGCAGGCTGGGAAGGCGATTTCTTCCCGGATACAGGCGAAGGCGATGATGCACTGGCGCGTTTCGTGTGCCGTTTCAACGAACTCACGCAGCTAACGTCACCCGGCAAAGTCTTCTCCTATAACAACGCAGCTTTTAGCCTTGCCGGCCGTGTTATCGAAAAAGTTACCGGAGAGACATACGAAAGGGCAATCCGCAGTATGCTCCTTCAGCCCTTAGGTTTTCGCGAGTCCTTTTTTTCACGCGATGAGATCATGACGCGCCGGTTTGCCGTCGGCCACACGCCTGCAGAGGATGATAGATTACAGATCGCCAGACCCTGGGGATTGCCGCGCAACAGCGCGCCGGCGGGAGGCATCAGCACCAGTATCGCGGATCTGCTCGCCTGGGGGCGTTTTCATGCAGGTGACTCTTTTCGGGGAGATGGCTTACGAGAGTTGAGTTTTTCGAAGCTTTCCGCTATGCGAACTCCCACGGTCCACACCCCTGGTGGGGCGTTTGGCGATGCAATGGGTATCGGTTGGTTCCTAAGCAATCTCGGTGACACTTGGCTAGTGAGTCATAGCGGCAGTACACCTGGCCAAGAAGCCAGCCTCTCTCTTCTCCCTGATTACGATTGGGCCCTTGCTCTGCTGACCAATGCCAGCCCTGTTGGTTTAGCCATGAACCGGGAACTCCGGCAACAAGTACTCGCATCTTGCACTGGGATTATCGAGGAACCCCCTAAGCCAAAGTCAGTGGACTCAGCTAGACTCACTGCGTATGCAGGAGAATATCGCGCTAGAGGAATGTGTTGCCGGGTGGATGTAGATGAAGCAGGGGAGCTGGTTTTAAGTGTGAATAATGACCCGCAACTGGTTGAGCAAGCTACCGAGGCAGACGAGGCTTCACTATCTCACCCAATGACTCTACAAGCAGGGCTTGTGGATGAAGATACGCATCGCTATGTATTCAAAAGCGGTTTATTTCAAGGCATGACCGGATATTTTGATTGTAATAGTGATGGTGAAACCAAGGGGGTACACTTATTTGGACGATGGTTGCATCGCGCAAAAATGTGA
- a CDS encoding alanine/glycine:cation symporter family protein produces MVERVEAAFSSLSDFLWGPPLIALVVGGGIFFLIFSRGLPYRHFGHALAVVAGRHDRPDDPGDINHFQALSTALSGTLGLGNIAGVAVAITMGGPGAIFWMWVTALVGVATKFFTCTSALLYRGYDSQGNLQGGPMYMIREGLGRRWMPLAMFFCIAGLFGTLPIFQINQLTEALRDAILVPADLLTEEQIPWFNLLFGCAIAAVVAAVIFGGIWRIGYVASRLVPAMVIAYMLCAVGILALNAAEIPQYLGLIVTDAFSGQAVAGGLLGVMIVGVRQGAFSNEAGIGTEVMALGATKTRKPVRAGLVAMIGPVVDTLIVCTCTALVILITGAWVADGEVEGAALTAAAFAEALGGAGPWLVAVLVVLFSMTTMFTFWYYGAKCLGFLVGAEYQHYYKYFYTALVVVGAVATLEVVIYLVTAMYGLMAIPTMIATLLLAPRVMREAQDYFRRRDWL; encoded by the coding sequence ATGGTAGAGCGCGTAGAGGCGGCTTTCTCCTCACTCTCGGACTTCCTCTGGGGACCGCCGCTAATCGCCCTGGTAGTCGGTGGCGGGATCTTTTTCCTGATCTTCTCCCGCGGCTTGCCCTATCGCCACTTCGGACACGCCCTCGCGGTAGTAGCCGGACGCCACGACCGTCCCGACGACCCGGGCGATATCAACCACTTTCAAGCCCTCTCCACAGCGCTCTCGGGGACCTTAGGCCTGGGCAACATCGCCGGAGTGGCGGTGGCGATAACCATGGGTGGACCTGGTGCTATCTTCTGGATGTGGGTGACCGCGCTCGTCGGCGTCGCCACTAAGTTTTTTACCTGCACCTCAGCCCTGCTCTACCGCGGCTACGACAGCCAGGGCAACCTTCAGGGTGGCCCAATGTACATGATCCGCGAAGGCCTGGGCCGGCGCTGGATGCCGCTTGCTATGTTCTTCTGCATCGCCGGGCTCTTCGGCACCCTGCCAATTTTTCAGATCAACCAACTCACCGAAGCTTTGCGTGATGCGATACTGGTGCCGGCCGACCTGCTCACCGAGGAGCAGATTCCGTGGTTCAATTTACTTTTCGGCTGCGCCATAGCCGCAGTGGTCGCGGCGGTTATATTCGGTGGAATCTGGCGCATCGGTTACGTAGCCTCGCGTCTGGTACCTGCCATGGTCATCGCCTATATGCTTTGTGCGGTAGGCATCCTTGCCCTCAACGCCGCGGAAATCCCGCAATACCTTGGACTGATTGTCACCGACGCCTTCTCAGGGCAAGCGGTAGCCGGGGGGCTGCTTGGGGTGATGATCGTCGGCGTGCGCCAGGGAGCCTTCTCCAACGAGGCCGGGATCGGCACCGAGGTTATGGCCCTTGGCGCAACCAAGACCCGCAAACCGGTTCGCGCCGGCCTGGTGGCCATGATCGGACCGGTTGTCGATACCCTCATCGTCTGCACCTGCACGGCCCTGGTGATCCTCATCACCGGTGCCTGGGTCGCCGACGGCGAAGTCGAAGGCGCGGCACTCACCGCCGCCGCCTTTGCCGAGGCCCTCGGCGGCGCCGGGCCGTGGCTGGTGGCGGTGCTAGTGGTGCTATTCAGTATGACGACGATGTTCACCTTCTGGTACTACGGCGCGAAGTGTCTCGGCTTTCTCGTCGGCGCCGAGTACCAGCACTATTACAAGTACTTCTATACAGCACTGGTGGTAGTAGGTGCAGTGGCCACACTGGAGGTAGTCATCTATCTGGTTACTGCCATGTACGGGCTGATGGCCATCCCCACCATGATCGCCACCTTGCTGCTAGCACCGCGGGTGATGCGCGAGGCGCAGGACTATTTTCGGCGCCGGGATTGGCTGTGA
- a CDS encoding dihydrolipoyl dehydrogenase yields the protein MTDLETDVAVIGAGSAGLRAYRAAAAHTNRVLLIEGGRYGTTCASVGCMPSKLLIAAADSAHTAQEAGDLGVYADSVKINGAKVMERLRTLRDRFVSGVVSNTEKIPAERRIHGYARFEDAQTLKLDDGRRIRAERIVIATGSRPNVLPMFEGLGDRVVVNDDLFEWSDLPESVAVFGPGVIGMELGQALHRLGVRVRIFGVGGFLGPLTDPSVKEAAEGIFAEELDLDTDAQVDSLSREGDQVLVRFKDKNGDSVEERFEYLLAATGRRPNIDKLGLETTGLNLNKDGVPDFDRYTMQCGDKPIFIAGDANNEHPVMPDAFDEGEIAGNNAGRYPKVEPGRRHPPMSIVFTEPQMALVGMRYADLPDTDYAVGEFSFSAHPRAMVMRANRGLMRFYGRPSDGAFLGAEVLGPRAEHLGHLLAWAVDSGMSVGQMLDLPYYHPVLETSIRNALSDLQQKMQH from the coding sequence ATGACAGATTTGGAGACCGATGTAGCTGTTATCGGCGCTGGCAGTGCCGGATTGCGCGCCTACCGAGCAGCTGCTGCCCACACCAACCGGGTACTACTGATAGAGGGCGGACGCTACGGAACCACATGTGCCAGCGTCGGCTGCATGCCCAGCAAGCTGCTCATAGCCGCCGCAGACTCTGCCCACACTGCTCAGGAAGCAGGCGATCTCGGCGTCTACGCCGACTCGGTTAAGATCAACGGCGCCAAAGTTATGGAGCGCCTCCGGACCCTTCGCGACCGATTCGTCAGCGGCGTCGTCAGCAATACCGAGAAGATCCCAGCCGAGCGGCGGATCCACGGCTATGCCCGGTTCGAGGACGCGCAGACCCTTAAGCTCGACGACGGGCGGCGGATCCGTGCCGAGCGCATTGTAATCGCTACCGGCTCCCGTCCTAACGTCCTGCCGATGTTCGAGGGGCTTGGTGACCGAGTCGTAGTCAACGACGATCTTTTCGAGTGGAGCGATCTGCCTGAATCAGTCGCGGTCTTCGGCCCCGGGGTTATCGGCATGGAGCTGGGCCAGGCCCTTCATCGGCTCGGCGTCCGCGTGCGCATCTTCGGAGTCGGTGGTTTCCTGGGACCGTTGACCGACCCGAGCGTCAAGGAAGCCGCGGAAGGTATCTTTGCTGAGGAGCTAGACCTCGACACCGACGCGCAAGTCGACTCCCTAAGCCGCGAGGGTGATCAGGTCTTGGTGCGCTTCAAAGATAAGAACGGTGACAGTGTGGAAGAGCGCTTCGAGTACCTGCTCGCCGCCACCGGGCGCCGCCCTAACATAGACAAACTAGGCCTAGAGACGACCGGCTTAAACCTTAATAAAGACGGCGTGCCCGACTTTGACCGCTACACCATGCAATGCGGCGATAAGCCGATCTTCATCGCTGGCGATGCCAACAACGAACACCCGGTAATGCCCGACGCCTTTGATGAGGGCGAGATCGCCGGGAACAACGCCGGTCGCTACCCAAAAGTCGAGCCGGGACGCCGCCACCCACCCATGAGCATAGTCTTCACTGAACCTCAAATGGCGTTGGTAGGGATGCGCTACGCCGATCTACCCGACACCGACTACGCTGTAGGCGAGTTCAGCTTCTCCGCTCATCCCCGAGCCATGGTGATGCGTGCAAACCGTGGGCTCATGCGCTTTTACGGACGGCCCTCTGATGGCGCCTTCTTGGGGGCCGAGGTCCTCGGGCCACGCGCCGAACACTTAGGACACCTGCTAGCCTGGGCCGTTGACAGTGGCATGAGCGTCGGGCAGATGCTTGATCTGCCCTACTACCATCCGGTTTTGGAGACGAGCATTCGTAATGCCCTCAGCGACCTGCAGCAGAAGATGCAGCACTAG
- a CDS encoding ethylbenzene dehydrogenase-related protein: MSRANGAVSSMVCKRETKVAWLLSGRLSGRGFRVAAVISSLVLLGGTGCERTGDTQPEPDAQRPDASLLALDLFAVEDPERLEVARRIEDLSFGEPVRVTAFYPNQASRLWLANAGEGRQPSSGYHSEAETDGHQGWYAFEPGNPTGCWNCHADPDYGHGGIDSEWDWAASNPFEMGVDLSEAAADYDKPGTRELELRAARDAEYLYIHASWTSDTDASGRDRGEPGPNITHQTYRWDADEQSFGARGEQRNAGSERAEPVASEDLPAQGRFDYEERLVAMSAPAADPVTDEFDGGESGNFNAQGCFIACHDDLRNMPGAYEPEASDVEGTLLEGQSDMRHYTLNSRDLEGQTPDDYRAPERLASRYEGRDTQALADSLEQGRFLDLFQVRMGRSAPMGHASGDYVYHYREGNNALVEEDERFSPSGRGNWRNQDPGDGVEGDYLRYVYDPRETGFWGLDEEEFAKLRRAGLGPLIVEPGHPRNNAIDLAEDDHLIAWDGEDYVLQKDFGPYGDAGDALGDILDDGVLIPRRVMQEAEGARSSVWAFTGWTETEAGEGRYDVVVVRPLEARSADGGLITDHELGKALDRAGMTFGFGIHDDHTGNRSHYVTLPVGLVAEGEEDAYLAEVASLYDTDEEGLRGRLPVIEVAGNE; the protein is encoded by the coding sequence ATGTCAAGGGCTAATGGAGCGGTGTCGAGCATGGTGTGCAAGCGTGAAACAAAGGTTGCGTGGCTGCTGAGTGGCCGCTTATCCGGAAGAGGATTTCGGGTTGCGGCGGTCATCAGTAGTCTCGTCCTTCTTGGGGGAACTGGCTGTGAGAGGACCGGTGACACACAGCCGGAGCCCGATGCTCAACGCCCGGATGCCTCGTTGCTAGCCCTAGATCTCTTTGCTGTCGAGGACCCGGAGCGGCTTGAGGTTGCGAGGCGGATAGAGGATCTTAGCTTCGGCGAGCCGGTGCGAGTCACTGCCTTCTATCCCAATCAGGCCAGCCGGCTGTGGCTCGCCAATGCCGGTGAAGGTCGCCAGCCGAGTAGCGGCTACCACTCTGAGGCCGAGACTGACGGCCATCAGGGCTGGTACGCCTTTGAGCCTGGCAATCCTACCGGCTGCTGGAACTGCCATGCGGATCCGGATTACGGCCATGGCGGGATAGATAGTGAGTGGGACTGGGCCGCGTCTAATCCGTTCGAGATGGGGGTCGATCTCAGCGAAGCAGCAGCAGACTACGACAAGCCGGGCACGCGTGAGCTGGAGTTGCGGGCTGCGCGGGATGCCGAGTATCTGTATATCCACGCGTCGTGGACTTCGGACACCGATGCCAGCGGTCGTGATCGGGGCGAGCCGGGCCCGAACATAACCCATCAGACCTACCGCTGGGATGCCGATGAGCAGTCATTCGGCGCTCGGGGTGAGCAGCGCAATGCGGGCTCCGAGCGGGCCGAACCGGTAGCTTCAGAAGATCTCCCCGCTCAGGGGCGCTTCGACTACGAGGAGCGACTCGTAGCGATGAGTGCGCCGGCTGCCGATCCGGTTACCGACGAGTTCGACGGCGGCGAGAGCGGTAATTTTAATGCTCAGGGCTGCTTTATCGCTTGCCACGATGATCTGCGTAATATGCCCGGTGCCTATGAACCTGAGGCCTCAGACGTTGAGGGTACGCTGCTTGAGGGTCAGTCGGACATGCGCCACTACACCCTCAATAGTCGCGATCTGGAGGGGCAAACCCCGGACGACTACCGCGCCCCTGAGCGGCTGGCATCCCGTTACGAGGGACGTGACACCCAAGCCCTGGCAGATTCCTTGGAGCAGGGGCGTTTTCTCGATCTGTTCCAGGTTCGAATGGGACGTTCAGCGCCGATGGGTCATGCCTCCGGGGACTACGTCTACCACTACCGTGAGGGTAACAATGCGTTGGTTGAGGAGGACGAGCGCTTCAGCCCCAGTGGTCGGGGCAACTGGCGTAACCAGGATCCTGGGGATGGCGTCGAGGGTGACTACCTGCGGTATGTCTACGATCCCCGAGAAACCGGATTCTGGGGGTTAGACGAGGAAGAATTCGCCAAACTGCGCCGCGCAGGGCTTGGTCCGCTGATCGTTGAGCCTGGGCACCCCCGCAATAACGCTATAGATCTGGCAGAGGACGATCATCTCATCGCCTGGGACGGCGAAGACTACGTCCTGCAGAAAGACTTTGGTCCTTATGGGGATGCTGGGGACGCCTTGGGTGACATTCTCGACGATGGGGTGCTGATCCCTCGGCGCGTCATGCAGGAGGCGGAGGGGGCGCGGAGCAGTGTCTGGGCCTTCACCGGCTGGACAGAAACGGAAGCAGGCGAAGGCCGCTATGATGTGGTGGTGGTGCGGCCTCTCGAGGCACGTTCAGCTGACGGTGGCCTCATCACGGATCACGAGCTGGGTAAGGCTCTCGATAGGGCCGGGATGACCTTCGGTTTCGGCATTCACGACGATCACACCGGTAACCGTAGCCACTACGTAACGTTACCGGTGGGCCTGGTGGCGGAGGGCGAAGAGGATGCGTACCTAGCGGAGGTAGCATCACTCTACGACACTGATGAGGAAGGGTTGCGCGGGCGCTTGCCGGTGATCGAGGTGGCCGGGAACGAGTAA
- a CDS encoding DUF3006 family protein, whose protein sequence is MTSKSAEPLTNPAHEQHDDPAKTDENWHEASVDAIDEGIARLLVGSAGNIYEIDARRLPEGAIPGTSLLLTGPLTAGLEAVSIGVDTATTKARQGRVRNKLDLLRQRSTD, encoded by the coding sequence ATGACTTCCAAATCAGCGGAGCCATTAACCAACCCCGCCCACGAGCAACATGACGACCCGGCAAAAACCGATGAAAACTGGCATGAAGCAAGCGTTGATGCTATCGACGAAGGAATTGCCCGACTATTGGTAGGCTCTGCAGGGAATATTTACGAGATAGATGCCCGGCGCCTCCCCGAAGGGGCCATACCTGGCACATCATTGCTCCTTACTGGGCCGTTAACCGCGGGACTGGAGGCGGTAAGCATTGGCGTCGATACCGCCACAACAAAAGCCCGCCAAGGGCGTGTTCGAAATAAGCTGGACCTCCTAAGACAACGCTCAACAGACTGA
- a CDS encoding serine hydrolase domain-containing protein yields the protein MTLANKMVDSIQLGRVPPAVNALLESTVQDLAAVRGVRHAIVGVEAGDCSYRWIGAAGSADATGGLMTAQTPYFLASVTKLYIGAAVLRLHEQGQLSIDDSLIYHLPARQLSGLHMRRGIDRTAELTLRHLLGHTSGLPEYIFAAPKGKKALLDRVLEQDDLSWNTADVIEMARAAGEAHFNPRPFDDNRHTIRYSDTNFQLLMAVIEAATRRPIHEAFARLIYEPLGLTQTWHPGTHLDTSTPLAALPWAGAEPLDKPLALQSFRDLFSTADETLIFLRALITGELFDDPATAGLMWQHWNPFKFSLIRRAPSWPIEYGLAMMRFKSPRFLEPFIYSPPLIGHTGLSGSWLFYAPDADLYLTGTVDQLTAPAVPFKWVPQLVKELRTAGSET from the coding sequence GTGACTCTCGCAAATAAGATGGTCGATTCCATTCAGCTAGGGAGAGTCCCACCCGCTGTCAATGCCCTGCTGGAAAGCACAGTACAAGACCTGGCCGCTGTGCGTGGAGTTCGGCACGCTATAGTTGGGGTCGAAGCCGGTGACTGCTCTTACCGCTGGATCGGCGCTGCCGGCAGTGCAGATGCGACCGGGGGGTTGATGACAGCGCAGACGCCCTACTTCCTAGCCAGCGTGACTAAGCTATACATCGGCGCAGCGGTCCTACGCCTGCATGAACAGGGCCAGCTGTCCATTGACGATTCACTAATTTACCACCTACCTGCCCGGCAGCTGTCGGGTCTCCATATGCGTCGGGGCATTGATCGCACTGCCGAACTTACCTTGCGACACCTTCTAGGACACACCTCCGGTCTTCCGGAATACATATTCGCGGCACCCAAAGGCAAAAAGGCGCTACTTGATAGGGTCTTAGAACAGGATGACCTGAGCTGGAACACCGCAGATGTGATCGAGATGGCCCGGGCGGCAGGAGAAGCCCACTTTAATCCCCGGCCCTTTGATGATAACAGGCACACTATCCGCTATTCGGACACCAACTTTCAGCTGCTCATGGCCGTGATTGAAGCTGCTACCCGCAGACCAATCCATGAGGCATTTGCTCGGCTAATCTATGAGCCACTTGGCTTAACCCAAACATGGCACCCTGGAACGCATTTAGATACGTCTACACCACTTGCAGCATTGCCGTGGGCGGGAGCAGAGCCGCTGGACAAACCTCTTGCCTTGCAATCGTTTCGGGACTTGTTTAGCACCGCCGACGAGACCCTGATTTTCTTGCGAGCGCTCATTACCGGGGAGCTATTTGATGATCCTGCCACCGCAGGGCTGATGTGGCAGCACTGGAACCCCTTTAAGTTCTCTCTTATACGCAGGGCACCATCCTGGCCCATCGAGTACGGATTAGCCATGATGCGGTTCAAGAGCCCGCGTTTTCTAGAGCCCTTCATTTATTCCCCGCCTTTGATCGGCCATACCGGACTTTCAGGATCTTGGCTCTTCTATGCCCCCGATGCCGATTTATACCTAACCGGGACAGTAGATCAACTGACAGCCCCAGCAGTACCGTTCAAGTGGGTGCCACAACTCGTTAAAGAGCTGCGCACTGCCGGCTCTGAAACCTGA
- a CDS encoding DUF1523 family protein, translating into MSEEVFYSLRSAHPAIRFFFGNFARIRNTVIGAALTFFVVIPGCYNHATINTLTTEVTRVENVGGDETAHYRVYTPKGQFVNRDSMWHLHFNSSDLTEKLDRAAKHDLEVEIKYYGIRFPLVSAYPNIVDVEFVEYDSLQDVEDELD; encoded by the coding sequence ATGAGTGAAGAAGTCTTTTATAGTTTACGTTCAGCACATCCGGCTATTCGGTTTTTCTTCGGTAATTTTGCCAGAATACGAAACACGGTGATTGGCGCTGCTCTCACTTTTTTTGTTGTTATTCCAGGATGTTACAATCATGCTACTATTAACACATTAACTACCGAAGTAACCAGGGTGGAGAATGTCGGCGGTGATGAAACTGCCCACTATCGCGTATATACACCGAAGGGGCAATTTGTGAATAGAGATTCAATGTGGCATTTGCATTTTAATTCCAGTGACTTAACGGAGAAGTTAGATAGGGCCGCCAAACATGATCTTGAAGTCGAGATCAAATATTATGGAATAAGATTCCCTCTGGTAAGCGCATATCCCAACATAGTGGATGTAGAGTTTGTTGAATATGATTCACTACAGGATGTTGAGGATGAACTAGATTGA